One Bradyrhizobium sp. CCGB12 genomic window carries:
- a CDS encoding valine--tRNA ligase codes for MIEKNYQPADIEARMSVVWEDSLAFKAGRPDRRDAVPFTIVIPPPNVTGSLHMGHALNNTLQDILCRFERMRGRDVLWQPGTDHAGIATQMVVERQLMERQQPGRREMGRERFLERVWEWKAESGDTIINQLKRLGASCDWSRERFTMDEGLSKAVIKVFVELHRDGLIYKDKRLVNWDTKLLTAISDLEVQQTEVKGSLWYLRYPIEGKNFSPEDPSTFIVVATTRPETMLGDTGVAVHPDDERYQKLVGKNVILPLVGRKIEIVADDYSDPEKGSGAVKVTPAHDFNDFEVGNRHGLRRISVLDREGCLDLVDNEDYLRGLPEGATQFAEEFNKVDRFAARKRIVERLESFGFVERIEPHTHMVPHGDRSNSVIEPYLTDQWYVDAKTMAKPAIAAVRSGETSFVPKNWEKTYFDWMENIQPWCISRQLWWGHQIPAWYGPDGKVFVAETEEEAVSHALGYYVEQEVITPEQGREMALDRNKREGFITRDEDVLDTWFSSALWPFSTLGWPEDVPEVQRYYPTNALVTGFDIIFFWVARMMMMGLHFMKEVPFSTIYIHALVRDEKGAKMSKSKGNVIDPLKLIDEYGADALRFTLAAMAAQGRDIKLATSRVEGYRNFATKLWNACRFAEMNHCAVPEGFEPAKAKETLNRWIAHESAHTTREVTEAIEAYRFNDAASAIYRFVWNVYCDWYVELAKPVLLGPDSPAKDETRAMVAWARDEILKLLHPFMPFITEELWEVTAKRDGLLALAPWPLKPTEPTPEQLAMLAATTRPTDPLASPAWVLPIFDHADFTDPKAEAEIGWVIDLITQIRSVRAEMNIPPATLTALVLAGASAETRERAPRWTDVIKRMARLSEISFADRAPDGAVQLLVRGEVAALPLKGVIDVAAERTRLDKEIGKADADIKRAESKLANEKFVANAAEEVVEEEREKREAALARKAKLLEALERLKQAS; via the coding sequence ATGATCGAGAAAAATTACCAGCCCGCCGATATCGAAGCCCGCATGTCCGTCGTGTGGGAGGACAGCCTTGCCTTCAAGGCCGGCCGTCCCGACCGCCGCGACGCGGTGCCGTTCACCATCGTGATCCCGCCGCCCAACGTGACGGGTTCGTTGCACATGGGCCACGCCCTCAACAACACGCTCCAGGATATCCTCTGCCGGTTCGAGCGCATGCGCGGCCGCGACGTGCTGTGGCAGCCCGGCACCGACCATGCCGGCATCGCCACCCAGATGGTCGTCGAGCGCCAGCTGATGGAGCGTCAGCAGCCCGGCCGTCGCGAGATGGGCCGCGAGAGGTTTCTGGAGCGGGTCTGGGAGTGGAAGGCCGAGAGCGGCGACACCATCATCAATCAGCTCAAGCGTCTTGGCGCCTCCTGCGACTGGTCGCGCGAACGCTTCACCATGGACGAGGGCCTGTCGAAGGCTGTCATCAAGGTGTTCGTCGAGCTGCATCGCGACGGTCTGATCTACAAGGACAAGCGGCTGGTGAACTGGGACACCAAGCTGCTGACCGCGATCTCCGATCTCGAGGTGCAGCAGACCGAGGTCAAGGGCAGCCTCTGGTATCTGCGCTATCCGATCGAGGGCAAGAATTTCAGCCCCGAGGATCCCTCGACCTTCATCGTCGTCGCCACCACGCGGCCCGAGACCATGCTCGGTGACACCGGCGTGGCCGTGCATCCCGACGATGAGCGCTATCAGAAGCTGGTCGGCAAGAACGTGATCCTGCCGCTGGTCGGCCGCAAGATCGAGATCGTCGCTGACGACTATTCCGATCCGGAGAAGGGTTCGGGCGCGGTGAAGGTGACGCCGGCGCACGACTTCAACGATTTCGAGGTCGGCAATCGCCACGGCCTGCGCCGGATCAGCGTGCTTGACAGGGAAGGCTGCCTCGATCTCGTCGACAACGAGGATTACCTGCGCGGCCTCCCCGAGGGCGCCACGCAATTCGCCGAGGAGTTCAACAAGGTTGACCGTTTCGCCGCGCGCAAGCGCATCGTCGAGCGGCTGGAGAGCTTCGGCTTCGTCGAGCGGATCGAGCCGCACACCCACATGGTGCCGCATGGCGACCGCTCCAACAGCGTGATCGAGCCGTATCTGACCGACCAATGGTATGTCGACGCCAAGACGATGGCCAAGCCGGCGATCGCGGCGGTGCGGTCGGGCGAAACCTCCTTCGTGCCGAAGAATTGGGAAAAGACCTATTTCGACTGGATGGAGAACATCCAGCCCTGGTGCATCTCGCGTCAGCTCTGGTGGGGCCACCAGATTCCGGCCTGGTACGGTCCTGACGGCAAGGTCTTCGTCGCCGAGACCGAGGAGGAGGCCGTCAGCCACGCGCTTGGCTATTATGTCGAGCAGGAGGTCATCACGCCCGAGCAGGGGCGCGAGATGGCGCTCGACCGCAACAAGCGCGAAGGCTTCATCACCCGCGACGAGGACGTGCTCGACACCTGGTTCTCGTCGGCGCTGTGGCCATTCTCGACGCTCGGCTGGCCGGAAGACGTACCCGAGGTGCAGCGCTACTATCCGACCAACGCGCTGGTGACCGGCTTCGACATCATATTCTTCTGGGTCGCCCGCATGATGATGATGGGCCTGCACTTCATGAAGGAGGTGCCGTTCTCGACGATCTACATCCACGCCCTCGTCCGCGACGAGAAGGGCGCTAAGATGTCGAAGTCGAAAGGCAACGTCATCGATCCCCTCAAGCTGATCGACGAATACGGCGCGGACGCGCTGCGCTTCACGCTGGCGGCGATGGCGGCGCAGGGCCGCGACATCAAGCTCGCCACCAGCCGCGTCGAGGGATACCGCAATTTCGCGACAAAGCTCTGGAATGCCTGTCGTTTCGCCGAGATGAACCACTGCGCCGTGCCTGAGGGCTTCGAGCCGGCGAAGGCGAAGGAGACACTGAACCGCTGGATCGCGCATGAGAGCGCGCACACCACGCGCGAGGTGACCGAGGCGATCGAGGCCTACCGCTTCAATGACGCTGCCAGCGCGATCTATCGCTTCGTCTGGAACGTCTATTGCGACTGGTATGTCGAGCTCGCAAAGCCCGTGTTGCTTGGTCCGGACAGTCCCGCCAAGGACGAGACCCGCGCCATGGTTGCCTGGGCGCGTGACGAGATCCTCAAGCTGCTGCACCCCTTCATGCCCTTCATCACCGAAGAGCTGTGGGAGGTGACGGCGAAGCGCGACGGCCTGCTTGCACTGGCGCCGTGGCCGCTGAAGCCGACCGAGCCGACGCCGGAGCAGCTCGCGATGCTCGCGGCGACGACGAGGCCGACCGATCCACTCGCCTCGCCGGCCTGGGTGCTGCCGATCTTCGACCATGCCGACTTCACCGATCCCAAGGCCGAGGCCGAGATCGGCTGGGTGATCGACCTCATCACCCAGATCCGTTCGGTGCGCGCCGAGATGAACATACCGCCGGCGACACTGACGGCGCTGGTGCTCGCTGGCGCCTCGGCCGAGACCAGGGAACGTGCGCCGCGCTGGACCGATGTCATCAAGCGCATGGCGCGGCTGTCCGAGATCTCCTTCGCCGACCGTGCGCCTGACGGCGCGGTTCAGCTGCTGGTGCGCGGCGAGGTGGCCGCGCTGCCGCTGAAGGGCGTGATCGACGTTGCCGCCGAGCGCACGCGCCTCGACAAGGAGATCGGCAAGGCCGATGCCGACATCAAGCGCGCCGAGTCCAAGCTGGCGAACGAGAAATTCGTCGCCAACGCGGCCGAGGAGGTCGTTGAGGAGGAGCGCGAAAAGCGCGAGGCCGCGCTGGCCCGCAAGGCCAAGCTGCTGGAGGCGCTGGAGCGGCTGAAGCAGGCGTCGTAG
- a CDS encoding DNA-3-methyladenine glycosylase, whose protein sequence is MAPVSKPSTPPLGKPLKRAFFDREVREVARDLIGATMLVDGVGGIIVEVEAYHHTEPAAHSYNGPTPRNQIMFGPPGFAYVYRSYGIHWCVNFVCEDEGSASAVLIRALEPTHGLAAMRRRRHLQDLHALCSGPGKLTEALGITIAHNALPLDRAPIALHARTEDVEVATGIRIGITKAVELPWRYGVRGSKFLSKPFPK, encoded by the coding sequence ATGGCTCCAGTCTCGAAACCTTCCACACCGCCGCTTGGCAAGCCGCTGAAACGTGCCTTTTTCGACCGCGAGGTGCGCGAGGTCGCCCGCGATCTAATTGGGGCCACCATGCTCGTCGATGGCGTCGGCGGGATCATCGTCGAGGTCGAGGCCTATCATCATACCGAGCCGGCGGCGCACTCCTACAACGGCCCGACGCCGCGGAACCAGATCATGTTCGGTCCGCCCGGCTTTGCCTATGTCTACCGCTCCTACGGCATCCATTGGTGCGTGAACTTCGTCTGCGAGGACGAAGGCTCGGCCAGCGCCGTGCTGATCCGCGCGCTGGAGCCGACGCATGGCCTAGCTGCGATGCGCCGTCGCCGTCATCTCCAGGACCTGCACGCGCTGTGCTCGGGCCCGGGCAAGTTGACCGAAGCGCTCGGCATCACCATCGCTCACAACGCCCTGCCCCTCGACCGGGCGCCGATCGCACTGCATGCGCGGACGGAGGATGTCGAGGTCGCGACCGGAATCCGGATCGGCATCACCAAGGCCGTGGAGTTGCCCTGGCGCTACGGCGTCCGGGGCTCGAAATTCCTCAGCAAGCCGTTTCCGAAATAG
- the lipA gene encoding lipoyl synthase: protein MVVIVDTISNPLRPRHPEKVNRPDSASPPKPDWIRVRAPNTRGYADTRNIVRANGLHTVCEEAGCPNIGECWDKKHATFMIMGDTCTRACAFCNVKTGLPNALDASEPQHVAEAVAKLGLAHVVITSVDRDDLTDGGAQHFAETIRAIRAACPSTTIEILTPDFLRKEGALEVVVAAKPDVFNHNLETVPSRYLTVRPGARYFHSIRLLQRVRELDPTIFTKSGIMVGLGEERHEVLQVMDDLRSAEVDFLTIGQYLQPTRKHHAVMRFVPPDEFASYEKVAYTKGFLMVSASPLTRSSHHAGEDFARLKAARAASTR, encoded by the coding sequence ATGGTCGTTATTGTCGATACCATCTCGAACCCGCTGCGCCCGCGCCACCCGGAAAAGGTGAACCGGCCCGATTCTGCTTCGCCGCCGAAGCCGGACTGGATTCGCGTGCGCGCGCCCAATACCCGCGGCTATGCCGACACCCGCAACATCGTGCGGGCGAACGGCTTGCACACGGTGTGCGAGGAGGCGGGCTGCCCGAACATCGGCGAGTGCTGGGACAAGAAGCACGCGACCTTCATGATCATGGGTGACACCTGCACCCGCGCCTGTGCCTTCTGCAACGTCAAGACCGGCCTGCCGAATGCGCTCGATGCCTCGGAGCCGCAGCACGTCGCCGAAGCCGTGGCCAAGCTCGGCCTCGCCCATGTCGTCATCACCTCCGTCGACCGCGACGACCTCACTGACGGCGGCGCCCAGCATTTCGCAGAAACCATCCGTGCGATCCGGGCCGCGTGCCCCTCGACCACGATCGAGATCCTGACGCCGGACTTCCTGCGCAAGGAGGGAGCACTCGAGGTCGTCGTTGCCGCGAAGCCCGACGTCTTCAACCACAATCTCGAGACCGTGCCGTCGCGCTATCTCACGGTGCGGCCGGGCGCGCGCTATTTCCATTCAATCCGGCTGTTGCAGCGGGTCAGGGAGCTCGATCCCACCATCTTCACCAAGTCCGGCATCATGGTCGGCCTCGGCGAGGAGCGCCACGAGGTGCTCCAGGTGATGGACGATCTGCGCTCGGCCGAGGTCGACTTCCTGACCATCGGTCAGTACCTCCAGCCGACCCGGAAGCATCATGCCGTGATGCGCTTCGTGCCGCCCGACGAGTTCGCCTCCTACGAAAAGGTCGCCTACACCAAGGGTTTCCTGATGGTGTCGGCAAGCCCGCTGACCCGCTCGTCGCATCATGCCGGCGAGGACTTTGCGAGATTGAAGGCCGCGCGGGCAGCTAGCACCCGCTGA
- a CDS encoding type II toxin-antitoxin system RatA family toxin, whose product MPKFSSKRRVNHSASEMFDLVADVERYPEFVPLCSALKVRQRMAKPDGTEVLVADMTVSFKLVKESFTSRVTLDRDNLKILVEYLQGPFSKLENRWTFESKGEGVCDVGFFLSYEFRSRMLGMLMGSMFDAAFARFSTAFEKRADVIYGRPKLASS is encoded by the coding sequence ATGCCCAAATTTTCGAGCAAGCGCCGTGTCAATCACAGTGCATCCGAGATGTTTGATCTGGTCGCCGACGTCGAGCGCTATCCGGAATTCGTGCCGCTGTGCAGCGCGCTGAAGGTGCGGCAGCGGATGGCGAAGCCCGACGGCACCGAGGTGCTGGTCGCCGACATGACGGTGTCGTTCAAGCTGGTCAAGGAATCCTTCACCAGCCGGGTGACGCTGGATCGCGACAATCTGAAGATCCTGGTCGAATATCTGCAAGGCCCCTTCAGCAAGCTCGAAAATCGCTGGACGTTCGAATCCAAGGGTGAGGGCGTCTGCGACGTCGGATTTTTCCTCTCCTACGAGTTTAGGAGCCGCATGCTGGGGATGCTGATGGGCTCGATGTTCGACGCCGCATTCGCGCGTTTCTCCACAGCGTTCGAGAAGCGGGCCGATGTGATCTACGGCCGGCCGAAGCTGGCGTCGTCGTAG
- a CDS encoding cytochrome c — MSARDLFTFRNRHFTLGVGITAAILIVTAIAGFIVLPFAQPWVQFANVWDAICSAAGVPQRAASVTAPEQSKRLSEVVLTSSTLSRPSQEAIGRGATLAQRCAICHGPTGISRADSPNLAGQYAAVIYKELHDFRSGARTNAVMSPFAVNLTDQEIADLSNYYAYLPRLPAYHPTPQHPKPNIVIYGAPMRGIAPCGSCHGSLDNKTGSPWLEGQSEAYMKAQLQAFASGERRNDISQQMRNVARAMTPQEIDQAAAYYASQPPDVVKAVD, encoded by the coding sequence ATGAGCGCGCGCGACCTCTTCACCTTCCGCAACAGGCATTTCACGCTCGGCGTCGGCATCACCGCTGCCATTCTGATCGTGACGGCGATTGCGGGCTTCATCGTGCTGCCCTTCGCGCAGCCCTGGGTTCAGTTCGCCAATGTCTGGGATGCCATCTGTAGCGCCGCCGGCGTGCCGCAACGCGCGGCCAGCGTGACGGCGCCCGAACAGAGCAAGCGCCTGTCGGAGGTCGTGCTGACTTCGTCCACGCTGTCACGCCCGAGCCAGGAGGCCATCGGCCGCGGCGCCACGCTGGCGCAGCGCTGCGCGATCTGCCACGGCCCGACCGGCATCAGCCGCGCGGACTCGCCGAACCTCGCCGGCCAGTATGCGGCCGTGATCTACAAGGAGCTGCACGATTTTCGCTCCGGCGCCCGGACCAACGCCGTGATGTCGCCGTTCGCCGTCAATCTGACGGACCAAGAGATTGCCGATCTCTCGAATTATTACGCCTATCTGCCGCGGCTGCCGGCTTACCACCCGACGCCGCAACATCCGAAACCCAACATCGTCATCTACGGCGCCCCGATGCGCGGTATCGCGCCCTGCGGCTCCTGCCATGGCAGCCTCGACAACAAGACCGGCAGCCCATGGCTGGAGGGCCAATCGGAGGCCTATATGAAGGCGCAGCTCCAGGCCTTCGCCTCCGGCGAGCGCCGCAACGACATCAGCCAGCAGATGCGCAACGTCGCCCGTGCGATGACGCCGCAGGAGATCGATCAGGCCGCAGCTTACTACGCCTCGCAGCCGCCGGATGTGGTGAAGGCGGTGGATTGA
- a CDS encoding b(o/a)3-type cytochrome-c oxidase subunit 1 yields MLVNRKLILAHFWLAFAVFGVALTLGAWQMFIRSPIGMWLSNPELYYRSLTAHGTVMGYVFPTLVAMAFGYAISESALQQRLVGVRWAWAGFWLIVAGSIMAVIPIALGRASVLYTFYPPLIGNVFYYLGVVLVVVGSWIWVALMAINLRVWRKAHPGAPVPLAMYANVAGSYLWAWTAVGAALELLLQIIPVAAGLKATIDAGLARVFFSWTLHAIVYFWLMPTYIAYYTIVPRAIGGRVYSDSMARISFILFLVVAMPIGMHHTFADPQVGAGFKFIHSAFTALVALPTLLTVFTICASVEIAARLRGGRGMFGWLWALPWDNPMMLALAFSFVMLGFGGAGGLINMSYQLDASIHNTQWITGHFHLIFGGAIVIMYFAIAYDLWPHLTGRELIDLRLIRTQLWLWFVGMIVTTFPWHWVGILGMPRRMAYFDFGDPAIAPQALSVTLSAIGGFILLASGLIFIVILARGMRAPQADAGPYRFALAVHQPATVPVALNTHALWVALMIGLTLTNYGYPILTLALSEGTSVPAVYVGAQ; encoded by the coding sequence GTGTTGGTCAATAGGAAGCTCATCCTCGCCCATTTCTGGCTGGCCTTCGCCGTGTTCGGCGTCGCGCTCACGCTCGGCGCCTGGCAGATGTTCATCCGCAGCCCGATCGGCATGTGGCTGTCCAATCCCGAGCTCTATTACCGCTCGCTGACCGCGCACGGCACGGTGATGGGCTATGTCTTTCCGACCCTGGTCGCGATGGCCTTTGGCTATGCCATCAGCGAGTCCGCGCTGCAGCAGCGCCTGGTCGGCGTGCGCTGGGCCTGGGCCGGATTCTGGCTGATCGTCGCCGGCAGCATCATGGCGGTGATCCCGATCGCGCTCGGGCGGGCGTCGGTACTCTACACTTTCTATCCGCCGCTGATCGGCAACGTCTTCTACTATCTCGGCGTGGTGCTGGTCGTGGTCGGCTCCTGGATCTGGGTCGCGCTGATGGCGATCAATCTGCGCGTCTGGCGAAAGGCCCATCCCGGCGCGCCGGTGCCGCTGGCGATGTACGCCAATGTCGCGGGCTCGTATTTGTGGGCCTGGACCGCGGTCGGCGCCGCGCTCGAGCTGCTGCTCCAGATCATTCCCGTTGCGGCGGGGCTGAAGGCCACGATCGATGCGGGGCTTGCCCGCGTGTTCTTCTCCTGGACGCTGCACGCCATCGTCTATTTCTGGCTGATGCCGACCTACATCGCCTATTACACCATCGTGCCGCGAGCGATCGGCGGTCGGGTCTACTCCGACAGCATGGCGCGAATCTCCTTCATCCTGTTCCTGGTGGTGGCGATGCCGATCGGCATGCACCACACCTTTGCCGATCCGCAGGTCGGCGCCGGCTTTAAGTTCATCCATTCGGCCTTCACGGCGCTGGTGGCACTGCCGACGCTGCTGACCGTGTTCACGATCTGCGCATCCGTCGAGATCGCCGCCCGCCTGCGCGGCGGGCGCGGCATGTTCGGCTGGCTCTGGGCCCTGCCCTGGGACAATCCGATGATGCTGGCGCTGGCTTTCTCCTTCGTCATGCTCGGCTTCGGCGGCGCCGGCGGCCTCATCAACATGAGCTATCAGCTCGATGCGTCGATCCACAACACGCAGTGGATCACCGGGCATTTCCACCTGATCTTCGGTGGCGCCATCGTGATCATGTATTTTGCGATCGCCTATGATCTATGGCCGCATCTGACGGGCCGGGAGCTGATCGATCTCCGCCTAATCCGCACCCAGCTCTGGCTGTGGTTCGTCGGCATGATCGTCACCACCTTCCCATGGCACTGGGTCGGCATCCTCGGCATGCCGCGCCGCATGGCCTATTTCGACTTCGGCGATCCCGCGATCGCGCCGCAGGCGCTTTCGGTCACGCTCTCGGCGATCGGCGGCTTCATTCTGCTGGCCTCGGGCCTCATATTCATCGTCATCCTGGCGCGCGGCATGCGCGCGCCTCAGGCCGACGCCGGCCCCTACCGCTTCGCCCTCGCCGTGCATCAGCCGGCGACCGTGCCGGTCGCGCTCAACACTCATGCGCTGTGGGTGGCGTTGATGATCGGCCTCACCCTCACCAACTACGGCTACCCGATCCTGACACTGGCACTGAGCGAGGGCACCTCGGTGCCGGCGGTCTATGTGGGAGCGCAGTGA
- a CDS encoding cytochrome C oxidase subunit II yields MSVEQTHGSAEVAARVERRWATIAVIIIVMMALLAAFAGIHRATMPQPRVETTDPSRLHLSGEFVESNLGSVLEASGNVTVRAIGQQYSFTPACIVVPVDTPITMRATSADVVHGILIQGTNVNTMLVPGYISEQLMRFTKTGDYLMPCQEFCSFGHEGMWGKVKVIDKTEFADRAKGGGRLSCVGQ; encoded by the coding sequence ATGAGCGTAGAGCAAACCCATGGCAGCGCCGAGGTCGCGGCCCGCGTCGAGCGGCGCTGGGCCACCATTGCCGTGATCATCATCGTGATGATGGCACTGCTTGCTGCATTCGCCGGCATCCATCGCGCGACCATGCCGCAGCCGCGCGTCGAAACCACCGATCCATCGCGCCTGCATCTGTCCGGCGAATTCGTCGAGAGCAATCTCGGCAGCGTGCTCGAGGCCAGTGGCAATGTGACCGTGCGTGCGATCGGCCAGCAATATTCCTTCACGCCGGCCTGCATCGTGGTGCCCGTGGACACGCCGATCACCATGCGCGCCACCAGTGCCGACGTCGTTCACGGCATCCTGATCCAGGGCACCAACGTCAACACCATGCTGGTGCCCGGCTACATTTCCGAGCAGCTGATGCGCTTCACGAAGACCGGCGACTATCTCATGCCCTGCCAGGAGTTTTGCAGCTTTGGCCACGAGGGCATGTGGGGCAAGGTCAAGGTGATCGACAAGACCGAATTCGCCGATCGCGCGAAGGGCGGCGGGAGGCTGAGCTGTGTTGGTCAATAG
- a CDS encoding cytochrome c produces the protein MGSKLSITLLAIAALTTAAQAQDKATDIIARGEYLARAGDCTACHTAPEGHLFAGGRAMPTPFGTLYTSNITPDPDTGIGKWSANDFYKTMHSGRFPDGGLIYPAMPFASYTKVTRADSDAIFAYLRSIAPVNQKNKPHELRFPYDNRQLILGWRTLYFREGEFKPDPSKSAEWNRGAYLVEGLGHCGMCHSPINALGGTAQSDAFKGGLIPMQNWYAPSLTSNREAGLGDWSIKDITDLLQTGVSMRGVVYGPMAEVVHNSLQYLSDEDTKAMAVYLKGIAEPSPPPPASSTLPTSESSLLISLGKTVYDKSCASCHGMQGEGKPPHWPPLANNQSIEMQSAVNPIRMVLNGGYPPGTKGNPMPYGMPPFAGLLSDNEVAAVVSYIRTAWGNRGTPVSAREANELRSAPLN, from the coding sequence ATGGGCTCGAAATTGTCGATTACGCTTCTTGCAATCGCCGCGCTCACCACGGCCGCGCAGGCGCAAGACAAGGCCACCGACATCATCGCGCGCGGCGAATATCTCGCGCGTGCCGGCGACTGCACTGCCTGCCACACAGCACCGGAAGGTCACCTGTTCGCCGGCGGCCGCGCCATGCCGACGCCATTCGGCACGCTCTACACCTCCAACATCACGCCGGATCCGGATACAGGTATCGGCAAGTGGAGCGCCAACGATTTCTACAAGACCATGCACAGCGGCCGCTTCCCGGACGGCGGGCTGATCTATCCGGCAATGCCGTTTGCGTCCTACACCAAGGTCACGCGCGCCGACAGCGACGCAATCTTCGCGTATTTACGCTCGATCGCTCCGGTGAACCAGAAGAACAAGCCGCACGAGCTGCGCTTTCCCTACGACAACCGTCAGCTCATCCTCGGCTGGCGCACGCTGTACTTCCGCGAGGGCGAGTTCAAGCCCGACCCGTCGAAGTCAGCCGAATGGAATCGCGGCGCCTATCTGGTCGAAGGCCTTGGCCATTGCGGCATGTGTCATTCGCCGATCAACGCGCTCGGCGGCACCGCGCAATCGGACGCCTTCAAGGGCGGTCTGATCCCGATGCAGAACTGGTACGCGCCTTCGCTCACGTCAAATCGCGAAGCAGGTCTCGGCGACTGGAGCATCAAGGACATCACCGACCTGCTCCAGACCGGGGTCTCCATGCGTGGCGTGGTCTACGGCCCGATGGCGGAGGTCGTGCACAACAGCCTGCAATATCTCAGCGACGAGGACACCAAGGCGATGGCGGTGTACCTCAAGGGCATCGCGGAGCCCTCGCCGCCGCCACCGGCAAGCTCGACGCTGCCGACCAGCGAGAGCAGCCTGCTGATCAGCCTCGGCAAGACCGTTTATGACAAGAGTTGCGCGAGCTGCCATGGCATGCAGGGCGAAGGCAAGCCGCCGCATTGGCCGCCGCTCGCCAACAACCAGTCGATCGAGATGCAGTCGGCGGTCAATCCGATCCGCATGGTGCTCAATGGCGGCTATCCGCCGGGCACCAAGGGCAATCCTATGCCCTACGGCATGCCGCCGTTCGCAGGCCTCCTCTCCGACAACGAGGTCGCCGCCGTCGTATCCTACATCCGCACCGCCTGGGGCAATCGCGGCACGCCGGTCTCGGCACGCGAGGCCAACGAGCTGCGCTCCGCACCGCTGAACTGA
- a CDS encoding c-type cytochrome — MFARTTALAAAIATLAAFDGAAAQPLANQPPDTMAARVEACTPCHGNKGEGTSDVYFPRLAGKPAGYLYNQLLAFRSGRRKYPPMNYLLEFLPDPYLEAMAEYFASEHPPLPPPAPSEVSKDVLALGALLATSGDAGRNIPACVSCHGPGLTGMQPGIPGLLGLRAAYVSAQLGAWRYGTRTAKSPDCMQLVAGHLTEADVTAVAAWLATWPAPANPAPVPKGTYALPFGCGSQPN; from the coding sequence GTGTTCGCTCGCACCACTGCTCTGGCAGCCGCCATTGCCACCTTGGCTGCCTTTGATGGCGCGGCCGCCCAACCGCTCGCCAACCAGCCGCCCGATACCATGGCGGCGCGGGTCGAGGCCTGCACGCCCTGCCACGGCAACAAGGGCGAAGGCACCAGCGACGTTTATTTCCCGCGCCTTGCCGGCAAGCCGGCCGGCTATCTCTACAACCAGCTCCTCGCCTTCCGCAGCGGCCGGCGCAAATACCCGCCGATGAATTACCTGCTGGAATTCCTGCCCGATCCATATCTGGAGGCGATGGCGGAATATTTTGCCAGCGAGCACCCGCCGCTGCCGCCACCGGCGCCGAGCGAGGTCAGCAAGGACGTGTTGGCGCTCGGAGCGTTGCTCGCCACCAGCGGCGACGCCGGTCGTAACATACCGGCGTGCGTCAGTTGCCATGGTCCGGGGCTCACGGGCATGCAGCCCGGTATCCCTGGCCTGCTTGGTCTCCGCGCCGCCTATGTCAGCGCCCAGCTCGGCGCCTGGCGCTACGGCACGCGCACGGCAAAGTCACCTGACTGCATGCAGCTTGTCGCCGGACATCTGACGGAAGCAGATGTTACCGCCGTTGCAGCCTGGCTCGCGACGTGGCCGGCACCAGCCAATCCGGCCCCCGTGCCGAAAGGCACCTACGCGCTGCCGTTCGGCTGCGGCAGCCAGCCCAACTGA
- a CDS encoding mechanosensitive ion channel family protein produces the protein MTINFDTLKASLVLYGLNAIYAILLLAVGWYLSGAMQRFVTRVLSVTHRVDPLVTLFVASVTRYGVLAIVGIAVLQLFGIQTASLVAVLGATSLAIGLALQGTLSNLAAGVMLLLFRPFHIGDDVEVAGKAGKVKTLSLFMTELVAADNTQILLPNGQVWGAAIINHSAYPGTGEVKVTFPVRAGSVNALADQILKELRADPRIDEEAAPSVNVSKVIAADPAAPVVELTVSAKVKPSDAAAVKQRVLDHASALLAAA, from the coding sequence ATGACCATCAACTTCGACACGCTGAAAGCGTCACTCGTCCTGTATGGGCTGAACGCGATCTACGCGATCCTGCTGCTCGCGGTCGGCTGGTATCTGTCCGGCGCAATGCAGCGATTCGTCACGCGCGTCCTGAGCGTCACTCACCGCGTCGATCCGCTCGTCACCTTGTTCGTGGCCAGCGTCACGCGTTACGGCGTGCTGGCGATTGTCGGCATCGCCGTGCTCCAGCTCTTCGGCATCCAGACCGCGAGTCTTGTCGCCGTGCTGGGCGCGACGTCACTTGCCATTGGCCTCGCGCTCCAGGGCACGCTCTCCAATCTCGCCGCCGGCGTGATGCTGCTGTTGTTCCGCCCCTTCCACATCGGCGACGACGTCGAGGTCGCCGGCAAGGCCGGGAAGGTGAAGACGCTGTCGCTGTTCATGACCGAGCTGGTCGCCGCCGACAACACGCAGATCCTCTTGCCGAACGGACAGGTGTGGGGCGCGGCCATCATCAATCACAGCGCCTATCCAGGGACGGGCGAGGTCAAGGTGACATTTCCGGTCAGAGCCGGATCGGTCAATGCGCTGGCCGACCAGATCTTGAAAGAGCTGCGCGCCGACCCCCGCATCGACGAGGAGGCCGCGCCCTCGGTCAATGTGTCGAAAGTGATCGCTGCCGATCCAGCAGCGCCTGTCGTGGAATTGACGGTGAGCGCAAAGGTGAAGCCGTCCGATGCCGCTGCCGTCAAGCAGCGTGTACTCGATCACGCGAGTGCACTGCTCGCGGCGGCGTGA